The genomic DNA GTAGCATAaccttttggtttttttccttttgacaacaacagttttttttttggtattatatttcttttgtgtgtgtgcaaCTTCTTCATATATTCTACTGAATTAAATATGAAGTAATAGCACAAACTATTATTATACCAAATCTCAGTTATACAATATATAGCCTTATCTTATTTCTTTTCGTATTTTCTAAAAAAGCTGATTAACTAATTCAAAATAAGTTCATTGGTATTTCACTATTTTGACACTCTGAATTCAAACATTTAAGGGATGTAGAGGAAATtccataatatttgtttattacatccttataacatttataatttgtgttttaaaaaaaaaacatttataatttaattaataatagaaaGATCGTAGAAAAAGGTTTCTGCTGACCAAGTCCATCGTCAAAGTGCAAtctcaaattaaaagaaagttCCATCGTAAATTCCATATCTCATGATTGATACGTATAACTTTATTGTCATCAActggattttgttttaattcatttgaaagattattttttattcataaagTATCGAATATATTCGTTTCCGTAAAAACTAAGTCCATCTACGCGATGTGTAAAGTTTAATACACTGTGGCTTTGTGATTGTCTACTTAGTACTTACTTAAACTATACAAGTAAATATTTAGAGTCAAAGTCAATTTATTAGAGTTAACATATGTCTCTAATCAACTAGTCtgtaatattattgtttctAGTGATCAAAGTACTACATTAGGTACCACAAACTTACATTTTAAttccacacacacaaaaaggtTACATCTACTTTGTAACGATCGATATTCATAAAATTTGGAgtttaagataaataatatgatttgatattgttATAATATCCATATCGATTATTCTTTCAACAAGTTAGAGTTTGAGCCTTTGAGGATCGTTGTTATTTTGGATAAATAATTCGATTCTAATTTTTCTCTTTGAAGACGATCCACAAATTTTTAGGTAAGATTGGCAATCAAAATCACATAATCAGGTCAAACCCAAAGTTGAAACTAATCACTTGAGGTGTTTCcatgtttgttattgttgttgaagGTGTTTTATGTTCTCTATCCAAAATTCCAAATGCTAGAAAAGACAAacgtaaaattttatttattttctacataAGTGACTATTAGTAATATAAGATTAGATGCAGATGTCATCACTCATCCACAACATGAATAAACTAGTATAAGTAACATAAGCTTAATATAATTTGCCAATGATTGATTTGAACCTAAGCAAATTTTTCTAAGGGAAaacataaattagaaaatttgagtCAAGGGATTTGACCGGAGACTTTTTCAACCTCACTCCGCGTGGATCTGGCCTTTTCAGTTTTTATTCACTTATTTTATGATGTCACAAGTTGCCGtcatcttttaaaataataaactcaTATTTTTTGTCTTCTGCAAATTAACTactcattacaaaaaaaaaaaatggagtaaaaaaagaagaagaattttttgttttttcagaaaTAAAGATTTGTCCTCAACtaacgaaaaagaaaactacaaattgtttgacaaaagaaaaaaaaaaaaaaaaaactacaaatcaAAACCCATTTAAACTTTTCAAGCAACACATATATTTTAGTGCtagtataaataaaacaatataaaatttacttgATCGAATAAGGTTATAAACATTTAGGCAGACCAATAGCCGACTGACACTACATTGGATCATATTTTTCTAACCACCAATTTCCAGAAACTCAATCCTCATCAGCAGCGAATCTggaataaaattttcttatatgcAAAAGTTGATAAatactaataaattaaattcttatataataagaaaataaaattagtttaaaataaatgaaaataaaaacatatatctttttttgataagattatgtatttaaattttgatcatAAAAGCAAGAGAactataaaaagttaaataataagTATTATGCAAATACGATGCAAAACTTAtgcaaaaattatgaaaatattatacaaaagaGTATAGTTACTTTGCATTAAAAATACAATACAATTGGCATAAATTTGTTGATCCAAATTTTAGGATAGCATACAAgtttgaagaaaataataaagttttatttaaaagtatTGTGTATGAGGCTACAAAATAtggaacaaatatatttaaaataatatagtttttcaaatatgagatagtattagttttctttttttctttgagaatcatattattaatttttaaattagtttttatttttaataagatataaatatgatataatgCACATATTATTTTGacatgaaaattataaatttctcCTTTACGATTGAGTGTacaattacaaatttattatgaTATAATATGTAGTTAAATTGTATTGTAAGTAGAGTGTGTCAACTCTAAACCCGGTTtggaatattaaaatttaaatatatttatttataaaaagttcaaataaatataaaattaacatttgGAATActattcaaacttttttatatatttttgatacttgcgtaaaatatattttccaattttgaatactatttagtttttttagaatgaaatttttgaaataataaataattttttagaatgaatggcaaataaataataataatatgtttaaataatgaaatctttagaatatttataatttttattactaattattgttttgttatgtcgctataattaaaaagtaataatattataacaaaCTTCtacaattttttacttttgttaccAGTCGAActcttataaatatttcaagTCACGACTGGTACATGTTTTTGTTATAATCCACACTAATCAGACATTTTAAAGTAAAACTATTTACCAATTGGGCCCCTGTAATTTGCAAAAATCcatttcttctcatttttattcagaaacaaaaaaaaagcctagGGTAATTTGGTAATTTCACGAAAAAGACAACCTAAGGTTCCCGTCGTCCTCTACCTCGGCAAGGTTTTTCCCGTTCACAGgcatttttgttttcctattgtaaaccctaaaaaatccTCACCGCAGGGTTTAACGAATCAGAGCACTTCTACATCgttttggtcttcttcttcttcatcctctttgtGTTGCGTTATCTCCTTCTCAAACTCACTGGTACGCCATTTCCGTCTTTGTATCAAATCCTGCTTTCGCATTTCTCAGCTTAGTCGTGGTTGATTGGTCTAAGTCAAAATTGTTCCATCGCTGTGACGTATAAACCCTAATTGCGAGGAATCACTCCAATTTGCAGATTAACTCAGAAGTCAGAACCATTCCTGCTTGAAGATGAACTCACTCGCCATCAGAGCCTCGAAGCTTCTGAGATCCTCTTCAATATCTCCTCTAGGTAATTTCCCTCTTCAGTGTTTTACTCAGAATTGTGTTTGATTATAATTATCATCTGTTTCTTATTGGGGTTTGCGAATGTAGCAGCAATAAGTACTGAGAGAGGCTCCAAGGCTTGGTTCTCAACTGGTCCTATTGATGAAGGTGTagaagaagattttgaagaCTACGTATCAGAAAGACCTGAGCTTCAACCTCATGGAGTTGATCCCCGTAAAGGTTGGGGATTTCGCGGTGTTCATAGGGtaaaaagattgaatctttGGAACACTTTTACACTGTTAAGCATTAGTAGCTGAAGAATATTGGAATCAAAGTTAGACTTATCTAAGACTTCAATTGTATGTTTCTATAGTAAACGATTGAAAAGGAACGATCTTTTCGTGTATTCTTAATGACTACTTGAGTTATCTTGATTCAACATCATTTcattttgttatcttctttAGAGTGGGGTGATTGTGTTCTTGTGGttacatatcatttttgtttttttttctttgattcacaCAGGCGATCATTTGTGGGAAAGTAGGGCAAGCACCGGTACAGAAGATCTTAAGGAACGGGCGGACAGTAACGATCTTCACAGTAGGAACAGGTGGGATGTTTGATCAGAGGCTTGTAGGAGCTATCAATCAGCCGAAACCAGCTCAGTGGCATAGAATCGCAGTGCACAATGAAGTGCTTGGCTCTTACGCTGTCCAGAAACTCGCTAAAAAGTAAGCTTTGGTACATGTTTAACTATCTTAGTTTAAGAGTTCTGATTTCAGATTAACTAAGTGAGAAGTCCGTTAGTTTGTTTGTTACTTAGAAGatcatctctttctctgtttcttctttattCGCTTTGATCTATGATGGTATCAGTTACTAAATAGGAGGTGAAAGGTGTAGGTTTTCATctgaacgtttttttttttttttctggtgctTTGTTACACAGCTCATCGGTTTATGTGGAAGGTGATATTGAGACTAGAGTGTATAATGATAGTATCAGCAGTGAAGTGAAGAGTATTCCTGAGATTTGCATCCGTCGTGATGGTATGTATGGTTTCATATTGTTGTTGATCCGGACCATCAGTTTGTTGCTGAGTTAcgattcttttgtgtttttgcaGGGAAGATTCGGCTGATCAAATATGGTGAAAGCATTAGCAAAATCTCTTTCGATGAGCTAAGTAAGTTATATCCTTTTTTCATTCAGCTAATATTCCTAAATAAAGAAGAGATATCTTGCTTCTCTATTTAATCTTTGTTCCACATTTGGCAGAAGAAGGATTGATTTAGTCGGAGGCAAGAATATTTTGGTGGCCGGAGGAGAGCAAACTGAATCAAAGCTTTTCAGAGAAAAATCAACAATacagtttgtatttttttgttctgtccATTGTGACTTTGTGAGCACTGAGTTCCTTTTTTATGGATATCAGGGACATTTATGTAGTTTATGGTCAAAAATAAGTAAGTCATGCCATGCATTAGTTTAGTTTTACTGAATCTTCCGGTGTACCAAATCAGTGTAAGTTTATATGGCAGAACAAGGGAAGAGCAAATAAGGAAGCCCACAAAACTTGGGTTTCGATTTTTGAAGTAAGTTGTACATCAATGAGTAATACGCACAGTCGAACACGCTTAAATTAGAGAGACACCAAGTTTTTTTACCGTGGTTTCGTATAATGAAGTTGTCTTGTTAGGTTCTAAATTGTTGCTTGGTAAACGAGTGAAGCAGACGATGATTTTTGTACGCGAATGAACGAAGTTGGATGAAATAGAGTGGTCTTCGCGTTGAATGGTGAAAAGTAGACGAAACCAATTTTAACATGTCTGTTGAAGCTTGTTCGGTCATATCGGCTCCAATACATGGTTTGATATTCAAGCTTGAATTAAATATAGCTATATTTTTCTCCACAAAACCTCAAGCTATAGCTATACAAGCTATGTATTTAATATAGCTATAGCTTGAATTAAATACATGCAATTTATGTAAATTACTAAACCGTTCCTCATGACTCACAATAATATGGAGCGTTTTTTGGATTTTGCCGATAATCATGGAAACGCCGACTATCAGACTCAAGTAGGCCTGGacattcgggtacccgttcaggttcggttcgggtattttgggttttcgggttttcggatttagaggTATATaacccattcgggtatttctagaTTTCGGATTCGGATCAGGTTCGGTTCGGATATTTCGGGATCGGATTCGGATTAcccaaaattcacaaaattcaaaattttagtatctaatttagtctaaattattcaataatacacaattcatctaaaaatttagagtattttttatccgaatttactaataaacagtttaaaaacttcaaattatcgaaaatatctaaaaatctgaatattttagacacttatattattaaaattataaatattactaatatattactaccatatattaataatatggaTATATTCGGATACCtgttcggatttcggttcggatcggattcgggtttggattttcggatttagagatttagaatcCATTcggatattttacaatttcggatacgggttcggatcgggttcgaaTCAGATCTTCGGATCCGGGTAATTTGCCCAGGCCTAGACTCAAGCCCTTTAAAACTGGGAAAACATACCCgcatatcaattaaaaaaactcTTCACAATTATCACATTGAAAAACATATTGAGGttataaaaaggaagaaagatgCTCAGCTACACCAACTATACCATAATACATGACCATACATGCCAAGTTTAGAAatgtatactcaactacatgaagtatatgtattgcatggtcacatataccaactatatgatgaTATATGCTCAACATCACAACAATTTTATTCCGGTACACCGTTCATCGAAATCCGGTGTTGACTAATATaaaccggcgttgaccaacaaaaaaactcaaaaaaaaatatttagaaataaaaataacaaaattctttAGGAATCATctaataagaaaccaaaataagaaatttaattgaattatttaggaatcgtctatgatattttataattaaaaatatatttgtatctaatataaagatatatttttatgtttcactcatt from Camelina sativa cultivar DH55 chromosome 2, Cs, whole genome shotgun sequence includes the following:
- the LOC104719370 gene encoding single-stranded DNA-binding protein, mitochondrial-like isoform X2, which translates into the protein MNSLAIRASKLLRSSSISPLAISTERGSKAWFSTGPIDEGVEEDFEDYVSERPELQPHGVDPRKGWGFRGVHRAIICGKVGQAPVQKILRNGRTVTIFTVGTGGMFDQRLVGAINQPKPAQWHRIAVHNEVLGSYAVQKLAKNSSVYVEGDIETRVYNDSISSEVKSIPEICIRRDGKIRLIKYGESISKISFDELKEGLI
- the LOC104719370 gene encoding single-stranded DNA-binding protein, mitochondrial-like isoform X1, whose product is MNSLAIRASKLLRSSSISPLAAISTERGSKAWFSTGPIDEGVEEDFEDYVSERPELQPHGVDPRKGWGFRGVHRAIICGKVGQAPVQKILRNGRTVTIFTVGTGGMFDQRLVGAINQPKPAQWHRIAVHNEVLGSYAVQKLAKNSSVYVEGDIETRVYNDSISSEVKSIPEICIRRDGKIRLIKYGESISKISFDELKEGLI